A DNA window from Solanum lycopersicum chromosome 3, SLM_r2.1 contains the following coding sequences:
- the LOC101257059 gene encoding glycosyltransferase BC10, with protein sequence MKSRVGSQGSLEEGKDSVTKVVTQYKPLSIRLLQFLLLFLGIGIVFSLLSMYMVRYSVMQNVIPMVQSRFQPCFQQLSLESWIRPPSSLLHSMNDTQLFWRASIVPQIKEYPFNRTRKIAFMFLTRGPIPLAPLWERFFKGNELYSIYIHSLPSYRPDFPPSSVFHGRQIPSQEAKWGRMSMCDAERRLLANALLDISNEWFILLSEACIPLHNFKAIYHYISKSRYSFMGAADEPGPFGRGRYNPNMVPEVNITEWRKGSQWFEVNRKLAVDIVKDDVYYPKFEQFCRPPCYVDEHYFPTMLTIESPRLLANRTLTWVDWSRGGAHPATFGKADINDQFFKRISESSICVYNNQPTSLCYLFARKFAPSALGPLLEHSTKFLGF encoded by the exons ATGAAGTCAAGAGTAGGGAGTCAAGGATCATTGGAGGAGGGTAAAGATTCTGTTACTAAGGTGGTAACTCAGTATAAGCCTTTATCAATAAGGTTACTTCAGTTCCTGTTGTTGTTTTTGGGTATTGGTATTGTATTTTCATTGCTTAGTATGTATATGGTTCGGTATTCAGTAATGCAGAATGTAATTCCTATGGTACAATCAAGATTTCAGCCCTGTTTTCAACAACTTAGTTTGGAGAGTTGGATTAGGCCTCCGTCGAGTCTGTTGCATTCTATGAATGACACACAGTTGTTCTGGCGAGCTTCAATTGTTCCTCAAATCAAAGAATACCCCTTTAATAGAACGCGTAAGATTGCGTTCATGTTCTTGACTAGAGGCCCTATACCTTTGGCGCCGTTGTGGGAGAGGTTTTTCAAGGGTAATGAGCTTTACTCAATCTACATACATTCATTGCCATCATACAGACCTGATTTCCCACCTTCATCAGTATTTCATGGCAGGCAAATTCCTAGTCAG GAGGCGAAGTGGGGAAGAATGAGCATGTGTGATGCTGAAAGACGGCTTCTTGCTAATGCACTGCTTGATATCTCCAATGAATGGTTTATCCTCCTATCTGAGGCATGCATTCCTCTCCATAACTTCAAAGCTATCTATCACTACATTTCAAAATCGAGGTACAGCTTTATGGGTGCAGCCGACGAACCTGGACCTTTTGGAAGAGGACGTTACAATCCAAATATGGTACCTGAGGTTAACATCACTGAATGGCGTAAAGGATCCCAGTGGTTTGAAGTGAACAGGAAACTGGCTGTTGACATTGTTAAAGATGACGTATACTACCCTAAGTTTGAGCAGTTCTGCAGACCGCCATGTTATGTGGATGAGCACTATTTTCCAACTATGCTAACCATAGAATCTCCTCGCCTCCTGGCAAACCGGACTCTCACTTGGGTGGACTGGTCCAGAGGTGGTGCTCATCCTGCTACATTTGGGAAGGCCGATATTAATGATCAATTTTTCAAGCGAATTTCTGAAAGCTCAATATGTGTATACAATAACCAGCCAACTTCACTTTGTTACCTTTTTGCCAGAAAATTCGCGCCTAGTGCGTTAGGTCCTTTGTTAGAACATTCTACTAAGTTTTTGGGCTTCTGA
- the LOC101248281 gene encoding uncharacterized protein, with translation MTDYVQEQEMEIEALEAILMDEFKEIHSSESGLNTSNRCFQITISPQEEDEEFTQSSVRLALIFSHTEKYPDEPPLLNVSSLKGIHSGDLKTLKEKLEQEAVENLGMAMIYTLVSSAKDWLSERFAQETDEGVEDDEAKKEEVIVPHGEAVTVETFLAWRERFEAELALERAKLMPDAALSVSKEKKLTGRQWFESGRASGKAAAATAEESDEDMDDIDFDDDDFEDDDEEDMLEHYLAEKTDSSSHS, from the exons GGATGAATTCAAAG AAATTCACTCCAGTGAAAGTGGGCTAAACACTTCAAATCGATGCTTCCAAATTACTATTTCTCCTCAG GAGGAGGACGAAGAATTTACACAATCATCAG TTCGACTGGCTTTAATATTCTCTCACACAGAAAAATATCCGGATGAACCTCCACTTTTGAATGTCTCAAG tttaaaaggAATTCATTCTGGAGATCTGAAAACATTGAAAGAGAAGCTTGAACAAGAG GCTGTTGAGAATCTTGGCATGGCTATGATCTACACATTGGTCTCATCAGCTAAAGACTGGCTATCTGAAAGATTTGCTCAGGAGACCGACGAAGGTGTTGAAGACGATGAAGCCAAAAAAGAGGAA GTAATTGTTCCACATGGAGAAGCAGTTACGGTTGAAACATTCTTGGCATGGAGGGAAAGATTTGAAGCTGAACTAGCTCTGGAAAGAGCCAA GTTAATGCCAGATGCAGCACTTTCTGTTTCGAAGGAAAAGAAACTCACAGGGAGGCAATGGTTTGAAAGTGGAAGAGCCAGTGGG AAAGCTGCAGCAGCTACTGCTGAAGAATCTGATGAAGACATGGATGATATTGATTtcgatgatgatgattttgaag atgatgatgaagaagatatGCTTGAGCACTATTTGGCTGAGAAAACAGATTCATCATCTCATTCTTAA
- the LOC101249716 gene encoding uncharacterized protein isoform X1: protein MVRAAADDVRFLPYVFHRMMEKLSEESLWRLAVRGSLCCRCFCISDNEYADWPAIPSIPVLSEFLNVERETLEDEILSILDVPPGKMGCVIGRKGSSILSIKESCKAEILISGSKGAPDKVFIIGPLKQVRKAEAMLRGRML, encoded by the exons ATGGTCCGTGCAGCTGCTGATGATGTTCGATTTCTTCCATACGTATTCCATAGGATGATGGAGAAATTGAGTGAAGAATCATTGTGGAGACTTGCAGTTCGTGGTTCACTTTGTTGTCGGTGTTTCTGCATAAGTGACAATGAATATGCTGATTGGCCAGCAATCCCTTCTATTCCAG TCTTGTCAGAGTTCCTCAATGTGGAAAGAGAAACTTTAGAAGACGAGATCTTGTCCATACTTGATGTGCCACCCGGGAAAATGGGATGCGTCATTGGTAGAAAAGGATCCTCAATTTTGTCAATCAAAGAATCATGCAA GGCAGAAATCCTAATCAGTGGATCGAAGGGAGCGCCAGACAAG GTTTTCATCATTGGACCCCTGAAGCAGGTAAGGAAAGCAGAAGCCATGTTGAGGGGCCGGATGTTGTGA
- the LOC101249716 gene encoding uncharacterized protein isoform X2: MVRAAADDVRFLPYVFHRMMEKLSEESLWRLAVRGSLCCRCFCISDNEYADWPAIPSIPEFLNVERETLEDEILSILDVPPGKMGCVIGRKGSSILSIKESCKAEILISGSKGAPDKVFIIGPLKQVRKAEAMLRGRML, translated from the exons ATGGTCCGTGCAGCTGCTGATGATGTTCGATTTCTTCCATACGTATTCCATAGGATGATGGAGAAATTGAGTGAAGAATCATTGTGGAGACTTGCAGTTCGTGGTTCACTTTGTTGTCGGTGTTTCTGCATAAGTGACAATGAATATGCTGATTGGCCAGCAATCCCTTCTATTCCAG AGTTCCTCAATGTGGAAAGAGAAACTTTAGAAGACGAGATCTTGTCCATACTTGATGTGCCACCCGGGAAAATGGGATGCGTCATTGGTAGAAAAGGATCCTCAATTTTGTCAATCAAAGAATCATGCAA GGCAGAAATCCTAATCAGTGGATCGAAGGGAGCGCCAGACAAG GTTTTCATCATTGGACCCCTGAAGCAGGTAAGGAAAGCAGAAGCCATGTTGAGGGGCCGGATGTTGTGA
- the LOC101249444 gene encoding uncharacterized protein, with protein sequence MAAAAATFGIRSVPSNIWLHKFGARTAAASIRSRSFTTLASLSPVEDTEDIQLNVIPKEDARELVSNTSNNNNYKSNKSYYPKRGQTLELVCESLAFKGKGVCKVADSGFVLMCDRALPGERFIGRVTRKKDNYAEVKKLKTITPHSDYVEAPCEYASHCGGCKTQSLSYEAQLKAKEQQVRDLVVHVGKFSEQEPEHAGVMKPIVPCDIQFHYRNKMEFSFGPKGWVPAEQLQEKSTDECVYALGLHAPGFFDKVLNVNKCLLQSDSANEVLATVQECWRDPELGLSPWNVHSHTGFLKHLMLRSGRNIETGLPELMVNFVTSSDNPECLRPLVEKIATIPEVVSIVNNVNTSIGNTSVGEKEYTLYGKSTITEILRGLTFQISANSFFQTNTRQADVLYKLIEDCAFLKGDGSEIVLDLFCGTGTIGLTLAKRVKHVYGFEVVAQAVSDARQNATLNFINNATFIEGDLNKIDSTFASNLPKPDIVITDPNRPGMHIKLIKFLLRLRASRIIYVSCNPATCARDLNYLCYGVPEQNIEGRYRLSSLQPVDMFPHTPHIECVCALELR encoded by the exons ATGGCGGCGGCGGCGGCTACTTTCGGCATTCGCTCCGTTCCTTCTAACATATGGCTCCACAAATTCGGTGCTCGAACGGCTGCTGCATCAATACGTTCACGTTCATTCACCACTCTCGCTTCTCTTTCCCCCGTTGAAGATACTGAAGACATTCAATTGAACGTAATTCCAAAAGAAGATGCAAGGGAATTGGTTTCTAATACTAGCAATAACAACAATTACAAGTCTAATAAGTCTTATTATCCGAAGCGAGGGCAAACACTGGAGCTAGTATGTGAATCCCTTGCTTTCAAAGGAAAAGGCGTCTGTAAAGTTGCTGACAGTGGTTTTGTACTCATGTGTGATCGTGCACTCCCTGGAGAACGATTCATTGGTCGTGTCACTCGCAAAAAAGATAATTACGCCGAG GTAAAGAAGTTGAAAACAATAACACCTCATTCGGACTATGTTGAAGCACCATGTGAATATGCATCACACTGTGGAGGTTGCAAGACACAGAGTTTGTCGTATGAAGCCCAGCTCAAGGCCAAAGAGCAACAAGTTCGTGACCTGGTTGTTCATGTGGGCAAGTTTTCTGAACAAGAACCAGAACATGCGGGTGTCATGAAACCCATTGTTCCCTGTGATATCCAATTTCACTATAGGAACAAG ATGGAATTCTCTTTTGGTCCAAAGGGATGGGTACCTGCTGAACAGCTGCAAGAAAAATCTACTGATGAATGTGTCTATGCTTTGGGTCTGCATGCCCCTGgattttttgataaagttttaAATGTGAATAAGTGCTTATTGCAAAGTGATTCAGCAAATGAG GTTCTCGCAACTGTGCAAGAATGCTGGCGGGATCCAGAGTTGGGGCTTTCTCCGTGGAATGTGCACTCTCACACTGGCTTTCTGAAGCATCTAATGCTTAGATCAGGCAG GAATATTGAAACTGGTCTTCCTGAACTTATGGTTAACTTTGTAACTTCTTCTGACAATCCTGAATGCTTGAGGCCCCTTGTTGAGAAAATCGCCACTATTCCTGAAGTG GTAAGCATTGTTAATAATGTGAATACTTCTATCGGCAACACATCTGTTGGGGAGAAGGAATATACGTTGTATGGAAAATCTACCATCACAGAGATTTTGAGAGGGCTTACTTTCCAGATTTCAGCAAACTCTTTCTTTCAGACGAACACACGTCAG GCTGATGTTCTCTATAAATTAATTGAGGATTGTGCATTTCTTAAAGGAGATGGGTCTGAAAttgttcttgatttattttgtgGGACAGGAACCATTGGCCTTACACTGGCCAAAAG GGTGAAGCATGTTTATGGTTTTGAAGTAGTAGCTCAAGCTGTATCAGATGCACGTCAAAATGCCACTCTAAATTTCATCAATAATGCAACCTTCATCGAAGGtgatttgaataaaattgaTTCGACCTTCGCGAGCAACTTGCCCAAGCCTGACATTGTTATCACAG ATCCTAATCGCCCTGGAATGCAcataaaattgatcaaatttttgCTAAGATTGAGAGCATCACGGATCATTTATGTATCGTGTAATCCTGCCACTTGTGCTCGTGACCTTAATTATCTCTGCTATGGTGTG CCGGAGCAGAATATAGAGGGACGTTATAGACTGAGTAGCTTACAACCAGTCGACATGTTTCCCCACACACCTCATATTGAATGTGTTTGCGCGCTTGAGCTTCGGTGA
- the LOC101249161 gene encoding IAA-amino acid hydrolase ILR1-like 4 yields MDISRWVFLILIFVSFATIPIFSDSQLSSGELPDIPVKFLDFAKKSEVFDWMVEVRRRIHENPELGYEELETSKLIREELDNMGIQYKYPFANTGIVGFIGSGDPPFVGIRADMDALPMQEMVDWEHKSRNPGKMHACGHDAHIAMLLGAAKILLQHQNILKGTVALVFQPAEEGGGGAKKMIEAGALENVEAIFGLHVHPNFPLGKVSSRPGPFLAGSGFFEAVISGRGGHAAIPQHSIDPILAASNVIVSLQHLVSREADPLDSQVVTVAKFQGGGAFNVIPDSVTIGGTFRAFSKESFLQLRQRIEEVIVGQAAVQRCNATVDFLTNSKPFFPPTVNDKNLHKHFQRVAGDMLGNDHVKDMEPLMGSEDFAFYQEVIPGYFYMLGMQGETNENPASVHSPYFKINEEALPLGAALQASLAITYLLEAQPQVPSSSINGHDEL; encoded by the exons atGGATATCTCCAGATgggttttcttgattttgatttttgtttcttttgccACAATACCCATATTCTCAGATTCTCAATTGAGTTCAGGAGAACTACCAGACATACCGGttaagtttcttgattttgcGAAGAAATCTGAGGTTTTTGATTGGATGGTGGAGGTTAGGAGAAGGATACATGAGAATCCTGAGCTGGGTTATGAAGAATTAGAGACTAGTAAGCTTATTAGAGAAGAATTGGATAATATGGGGATTCAGTATAAATACCCTTTTGCCAATACTGGTATTGTTGGCTTCATTGGTTCAGGAGACCCCCCTTTTGTTGGGATTAGAGCGGATATGGACGCTCTTCCTATGCAG GAAATGGTGGACTGGGAGCACAAAAGTAGAAATCCTGGTAAAATGCACGCATGTGGACATGATGCTCATATTGCAATGCTTCTTGGTGCTGCAAAGATTCTTCTACAACATCAGAACATTTTGAAG GGAACAGTTGCTCTTGTTTTTCAACCAGCAGAGGAGGGAGGTGGTGGGGCCAAGAAAATGATAGAAGCTGGAGCACTAGAAAATGTAGAAGCAATATTTGGTCTGCATGTCCATCCCAACTTTCCTTTGGGTAAAGTTTCTTCAAGACCTGGACCCTTTCTGGCGGGAAGTGGTTTTTTTGAAGCTGTAATTAGTGGAAGAGGGGGTCATGCCGCTATTCCACAACATTCGATAGATCCAATTCTGGCAGCATCAAATGTCATTGTCAGCTTACAGCATCTAGTTTCCCGAGAGGCTGATCCTCTGGATTCTCAG GTAGTCACAGTTGCTAAATTCCAAGGAGGCGGTGCATTTAATGTTATTCCAGACTCTGTTACCATCGGTGGCACTTTTCGGGCTTTTTCAAAGGAGAGCTTTCTGCAGCTTAGGCAACGAATTGAAGAG GTTATTGTTGGGCAAGCTGCTGTACAGAGGTGCAATGCAACTGTGGATTTTCTTACAAACAGCAAACCCTTCTTCCCTCCAACCGTGAATGACAAAAACTTGCACAAACACTTCCAGAGAGTTGCAGGTGATATGCTTGGTAACGATCATGTAAAAGACATGGAACCACTAATGGGATCAGAGGATTTTGCGTTTTACCAAGAGGTTATCCCGGGTTACTTCTACATGCTCGGAATGCAGGGTGAAACAAATGAAAACCCTGCATCAGTCCATTCACCTTACTTCAAAATAAACGAAGAAGCACTTCCTTTGGGTGCTGCACTTCAAGCATCTTTGGCTATTACATATCTTCTCGAAGCACAACCACAAGTTCCTTCATCAAGTATAAATGGTCACGATGAATTGTGA
- the LOC101248859 gene encoding F-box/LRR-repeat protein At3g03360 isoform X1: MKKRKQKGRRQRKDRKKGKMMEIINNTDERAVNVDRISELPEHILHHILCLLRWPADLARTSILSKKWKVIWESFTSFDFDQRHFQCVKAADKWDHLQPLPVEKQSSIFKQEFESLGFVELPLIHKFILFVENTLGTRLKQLPSIQKFRLHVVFSVHLLAPFMNHWISVATDKNVNELDIHAKMDGKLYALPELVFASRTITSLKLYGCEVGDSTAIKLQNLRELSMKAMRINENIVHNFVQACPLIEDMRLINCYGLKFLHVSSLPKLNKFEVHERSSLRSVKLEAPDLETFWFHGKKSSRCKLILAGCGNLKNLTLNHSHMADKTFHELISHFPLLEKLFLLECRTLHRITILSDKLKTLSLVRCHKLKEANIDAPNLLSFEYTGAELPFSSMNASRLQEVKLHLKSQKQKSVQKFIEGFDGKGFKLLLASKQGVNIYEELRGLHLSYFGPYKIQLTKSARMVENLLNSHLRDFHPKTLILKTSLRSDLLVFIQEKILNKEKIPPSCCKYYSKKCWRHYLEGAKMSLLPDVSSAEYPNTILELKWSDAAPLPEDVEI, from the exons atgaagaaaaggaaacaaaaaggCAGGAGACAGAGAAAGGATAGAAAAAAGGGAAAGATGATGGAGATCATCAACAACACAGATGAAAGAGCAGTTAATGTGGACAGGATCTCTGAGTTGCCTGAACACATTTTACATCATATCCTTTGTCTTCTGCGCTGGCCAGCAGATTTAGCAAGAACTAGCATTTTGTCTAAGAAGTGGAAAGTCATTTGGGAGTCTTTCACGTCCTTTGATTTTGACCAGAGACACTTCCAATGTGTAAAAGCTGCTGATAAGTGGGATCATCTCCAACCTCTACCAGTGGAGAAACAGAGCTCAATTTTCAAACAGGAGTTTGAATCCCTGGGGTTTGTGGAGCTGCCATTAATACATAAGTTCATTCTGTTTGTCGAGAATACATTAGGAACCAGACTTAAACAGTTGCCAAGTATACAGAAGTTCAGGCTGCATGTCGTCTTTTCTGTTCACCTTCTGGCTCCCTTTATGAATCACTGGATAAGTGTTGCTACAGACAAAAATGTTAATGAGCTTGATATTCATGCAAAAATGGATGGCAAGTTGTATGCCCTGCCTGAGCTTGTATTTGCTTCTAGGACAATAACTTCATTGAAGCTCTACGGATGTGAAGTGGGTGATTCTACTGCTATAAAGCTCCAAAATCTACGGGAGTTATCCATGAAAGCAATGCGTATCAATGAGAATATAGTCCATAATTTTGTACAGGCCTGCCCTCTGATCGAGGATATGCGACTGATCAATTGCTATGGTTTGAAATTCTTGCATGTTTCATCTCTGCCTAAACTAAATAAGTTTGAGGTACACGAGCGATCCAGCCTCAGGTCAGTCAAACTTGAGGCACCTGATCTTGAGACATTTTGGTTCCATGGGAAGAAATCTTCAAGGTGCAAATTAATCTTGGCTGGGTGCGGAAATCttaagaatttgactttgaatcATTCACATATGGCAGATAAGACCTTTCATGAACTTATCTCCCACTTCCCATTACTTGAAAAACTGTTCCTGTTGGAATGCCGTACATTGCACAGAATTACAATCTTGAGTGACAAGCTGAAGACGCTCTCTCTGGTAAGGTGCCACAAACTAAAGGAAGCCAACATTGATGCACCAAATCTACTTTCATTTGAATATACTGGTGCTGAGTTGCCGTTTTCTTCCATGAATGCTTCACGGTTGCAAGAAGTGAAGCTTCACTTGAAATCCCAAAAACAGAAGTCAGTGCAGAAATTCATTGAAGGGTTTGATGGCAAAGGCTTCAAGTTGCTTCTTGCCTCCAAACAG GGTGTGAATATATATGAGGAATTGAGAGGACTTCATCTTTCTTATTTTGGACCATACAAGATACAATTGACTAAATCAGCAAGAATGGTGGAAAATCTTCTCAACAGTCACTTGCGAGATTTTCATCCAAAAACTCTCATCTTAAAGACATCTCTCAGAAGTGACCTCCTCGTG TTCATTCAGGAGAAGATATTGAACAAAGAGAAGATTCCTCCCAGTTGTTGTAAATATTACTCAAAGAAATGCTGGCGACATTATTTAGAAGGCGCTAAAATGTCTCTGCTTCCAGATGTGTCCTCTGCGGAGTATCCTAATACGATCTTGGAACTAAAATGGAGCGACGCTGCACCTCTGCCGGAAGATGTAGAGATATGA
- the LOC101248560 gene encoding jacalin-related lectin 19, giving the protein MDWDEGSEIKKRIVIGSWGGHGGSPWDDGSFNGVREITLVYSLCIDSITVVYDQNGQPYQAEKHGGVGGSRTAQIKLQFPEEYLTSVSGYYCPVVYGGSPVIRSLTFSSNKRKFGPFGVEGGTPFSMPMEGGQIVGFKGRSGWYVDAIGFYIAKVKTTRVLQKAQQSLVKLASSVSMNYKSGDEPKKYSYFYKPTIPKTEA; this is encoded by the exons ATGGACTGG GACGAAGGAAGCGAAATAAAGAAGAGGATCGTCATTGGATCATGGGGTGGTCATGGTGGAAGCCCTTGGGATGATGGTAGCTTCAATGGAGTTAGAGAAATTACCCTTGTCTATTCTCTTTGTATAGACTCCATCACTGTTGTCTATGACCAAAATGGCCAGCCTTATCAAGCAGAGAAGCATGGAGGAGTTGGAGGCAGTAGAACTGCGCAG ATTAAGCTGCAATTTCCAGAAGAATACCTAACGAGCGTTAGCGGCTATTATTGCCCGGTGGTGTATGGTGGTAGTCCTGTGATAAGGTCCCTCACTTTTAGCAGCAACAAACGAAAATTTGGACCATTTGGTGTTGAAGGAGGAACGCCATTTTCCATGCCAATGGAAGGTGGGCAGATTGTAGGCTTTAAAGGAAGAAGTGGATGGTATGTAGATGCTATTGGCTTTTATATAGCTAAAGTGAAGACAACTAGAGTCTTACAAAAGGCTCAACAAAGTCTAGTGAAACTTGCATCTTCTGTGTCTATGAACTACAAATCTGGAGATGAACCAAAAAAGTATTCTTATTTCTACAAACCAACTATTCCAAAAACTGAAGCATAG
- the LOC101248859 gene encoding F-box/LRR-repeat protein At3g03360 isoform X2 has translation MKKRKQKGRRQRKDRKKGKMMEIINNTDERAVNVDRISELPEHILHHILCLLRWPADLARTSILSKKWKVIWESFTSFDFDQRHFQCVKAADKWDHLQPLPVEKQSSIFKQEFESLGFVELPLIHKFILFVENTLGTRLKQLPSIQKFRLHVVFSVHLLAPFMNHWISVATDKNVNELDIHAKMDGKLYALPELVFASRTITSLKLYGCEVGDSTAIKLQNLRELSMKAMRINENIVHNFVQACPLIEDMRLINCYGLKFLHVSSLPKLNKFEVHERSSLRSVKLEAPDLETFWFHGKKSSRCKLILAGCGNLKNLTLNHSHMADKTFHELISHFPLLEKLFLLECRTLHRITILSDKLKTLSLVRCHKLKEANIDAPNLLSFEYTGAELPFSSMNASRLQEVKLHLKSQKQKSVQKFIEGFDGKGFKLLLASKQGVNIYEELRGLHLSYFGPYKIQLTKSARMVENLLNSHLRDFHPKTLILKTSLRSDLLVEKILNKEKIPPSCCKYYSKKCWRHYLEGAKMSLLPDVSSAEYPNTILELKWSDAAPLPEDVEI, from the exons atgaagaaaaggaaacaaaaaggCAGGAGACAGAGAAAGGATAGAAAAAAGGGAAAGATGATGGAGATCATCAACAACACAGATGAAAGAGCAGTTAATGTGGACAGGATCTCTGAGTTGCCTGAACACATTTTACATCATATCCTTTGTCTTCTGCGCTGGCCAGCAGATTTAGCAAGAACTAGCATTTTGTCTAAGAAGTGGAAAGTCATTTGGGAGTCTTTCACGTCCTTTGATTTTGACCAGAGACACTTCCAATGTGTAAAAGCTGCTGATAAGTGGGATCATCTCCAACCTCTACCAGTGGAGAAACAGAGCTCAATTTTCAAACAGGAGTTTGAATCCCTGGGGTTTGTGGAGCTGCCATTAATACATAAGTTCATTCTGTTTGTCGAGAATACATTAGGAACCAGACTTAAACAGTTGCCAAGTATACAGAAGTTCAGGCTGCATGTCGTCTTTTCTGTTCACCTTCTGGCTCCCTTTATGAATCACTGGATAAGTGTTGCTACAGACAAAAATGTTAATGAGCTTGATATTCATGCAAAAATGGATGGCAAGTTGTATGCCCTGCCTGAGCTTGTATTTGCTTCTAGGACAATAACTTCATTGAAGCTCTACGGATGTGAAGTGGGTGATTCTACTGCTATAAAGCTCCAAAATCTACGGGAGTTATCCATGAAAGCAATGCGTATCAATGAGAATATAGTCCATAATTTTGTACAGGCCTGCCCTCTGATCGAGGATATGCGACTGATCAATTGCTATGGTTTGAAATTCTTGCATGTTTCATCTCTGCCTAAACTAAATAAGTTTGAGGTACACGAGCGATCCAGCCTCAGGTCAGTCAAACTTGAGGCACCTGATCTTGAGACATTTTGGTTCCATGGGAAGAAATCTTCAAGGTGCAAATTAATCTTGGCTGGGTGCGGAAATCttaagaatttgactttgaatcATTCACATATGGCAGATAAGACCTTTCATGAACTTATCTCCCACTTCCCATTACTTGAAAAACTGTTCCTGTTGGAATGCCGTACATTGCACAGAATTACAATCTTGAGTGACAAGCTGAAGACGCTCTCTCTGGTAAGGTGCCACAAACTAAAGGAAGCCAACATTGATGCACCAAATCTACTTTCATTTGAATATACTGGTGCTGAGTTGCCGTTTTCTTCCATGAATGCTTCACGGTTGCAAGAAGTGAAGCTTCACTTGAAATCCCAAAAACAGAAGTCAGTGCAGAAATTCATTGAAGGGTTTGATGGCAAAGGCTTCAAGTTGCTTCTTGCCTCCAAACAG GGTGTGAATATATATGAGGAATTGAGAGGACTTCATCTTTCTTATTTTGGACCATACAAGATACAATTGACTAAATCAGCAAGAATGGTGGAAAATCTTCTCAACAGTCACTTGCGAGATTTTCATCCAAAAACTCTCATCTTAAAGACATCTCTCAGAAGTGACCTCCTCGTG GAGAAGATATTGAACAAAGAGAAGATTCCTCCCAGTTGTTGTAAATATTACTCAAAGAAATGCTGGCGACATTATTTAGAAGGCGCTAAAATGTCTCTGCTTCCAGATGTGTCCTCTGCGGAGTATCCTAATACGATCTTGGAACTAAAATGGAGCGACGCTGCACCTCTGCCGGAAGATGTAGAGATATGA